In one Paracoccus everestensis genomic region, the following are encoded:
- a CDS encoding lytic murein transglycosylase has translation MTFSRIFLTTALVGALASCAGPMNRAPGGMTGASPVTPAPIPAASAGDEAGLQNFVQSFRSRAVASGVSPATYDRAMRIARYNPEVIRLDRKQAEFSRPVWLYLDSAVSDVRITTGRQKAAQLSGTLSQIEARYGVPREIVLAVWGMESNFGANRGKMQIIPSLATLAYDGRRGEMFQNQLIAALRILQAGDTDPEHMLGSWAGAMGHTQFMPTSYLDYAVDFTGDGRRDIWSDDPTDSLASTANYLRRNGWVPGQAWGAEVQLPQGFNMGLVGKGTRRSDWAAQGVRPMGGGALPGGNGSIIMPAGANGPAFLILDNFRSILRYNNSDNYALGVAFLGERIAGRAGIQGSWPRNDRALSTSERQEIQQRLRAKGFYQGEIDGLFGSATMESVAAYQRSIGVTPDGYPTSILLGQLRR, from the coding sequence ATGACATTTTCCCGCATCTTCCTGACCACCGCCCTGGTGGGTGCCCTGGCATCCTGCGCGGGGCCGATGAACCGGGCGCCCGGCGGCATGACCGGCGCCAGCCCGGTCACGCCCGCGCCGATCCCCGCGGCATCGGCAGGCGACGAGGCGGGGTTGCAGAACTTCGTCCAGTCGTTCCGGTCGCGCGCGGTCGCCTCGGGCGTGTCGCCCGCGACCTATGACCGCGCCATGCGGATCGCGCGCTACAACCCCGAAGTGATCCGCCTTGACCGCAAGCAGGCCGAGTTTTCGCGCCCCGTCTGGCTGTATCTGGACAGTGCCGTGTCGGACGTGCGCATCACCACCGGCCGCCAGAAGGCCGCGCAACTGTCTGGCACCCTGTCCCAGATCGAGGCCCGCTACGGCGTGCCGCGCGAAATCGTGCTGGCGGTCTGGGGGATGGAATCGAACTTCGGCGCCAATCGCGGCAAGATGCAGATCATCCCGTCGCTGGCGACGCTGGCCTATGACGGACGGCGCGGCGAGATGTTCCAGAACCAGCTGATCGCCGCGCTGCGCATCCTGCAGGCAGGCGACACCGATCCCGAACATATGCTGGGCAGTTGGGCCGGGGCCATGGGCCACACGCAGTTCATGCCCACGTCCTATCTGGATTATGCCGTCGATTTCACCGGCGACGGCCGCCGCGACATCTGGTCGGACGATCCGACCGACTCGCTGGCATCCACCGCGAACTACCTGCGCCGCAACGGCTGGGTGCCGGGCCAGGCCTGGGGGGCCGAGGTGCAACTGCCCCAAGGCTTCAACATGGGGCTGGTCGGCAAGGGCACGCGCCGGTCGGACTGGGCCGCGCAAGGCGTGCGCCCCATGGGCGGCGGCGCGCTGCCGGGCGGCAACGGGTCGATCATCATGCCGGCGGGGGCAAACGGCCCGGCCTTCCTGATCCTCGACAACTTCCGGTCGATCCTGCGCTATAACAACTCGGACAACTATGCGCTTGGCGTGGCCTTCCTGGGCGAACGCATCGCGGGACGGGCAGGCATCCAGGGGTCCTGGCCGCGCAACGACCGCGCGCTGTCCACCAGCGAGCGGCAGGAAATCCAGCAGCGCCTTCGCGCCAAGGGGTTCTACCAGGGCGAGATCGACGGGCTGTTCGGATCGGCCACGATGGAATCGGTCGCGGCCTATCAGCGGTCCATCGGGGTCACGCCGGACGGCTATCCGACCTCGATCCTGCTGGGCCAGTTGCGGCGGTAG
- a CDS encoding murein hydrolase activator EnvC family protein → MKIFLPLALAALIAAAPLSAQDVQPSVTAAVAEAQDAAAQLRAAVAKLADAVSADDQVVALTEVIRGYEQGLSALRDGLRQASAREAELRARFESQRGRLASVLGAMTALQQAPETTMLLHPAGALATARSGMVLADVTPGLRAEAERLQDDLEEIATVRDLQAGAAQMLGAGLASVQEARRLLASAVTDRSSLPIRYADAPAEMQKLRDAAQSLDEFATGVASIQMDVGPPLQDFEGARGALPLPVVGTILRLYDQPDAAGVERPGWVIATPPAALVTTPWSATIRYRGPLLDYGNVMILEPARGYLLVFAGMSQVFGEVGDVLQAGDPIGLMGGTEASAQEFGAQFVTDAAIGGNGGRTESLYLEVRKGQETLDPAEWFVLNPVVEPEQD, encoded by the coding sequence ATGAAGATATTTCTGCCCTTGGCGCTTGCCGCCCTGATCGCCGCCGCGCCTCTGTCGGCGCAGGACGTGCAACCATCGGTCACCGCCGCCGTGGCCGAGGCGCAGGACGCCGCCGCCCAGCTGCGCGCCGCCGTGGCCAAGCTGGCCGACGCGGTGTCCGCCGATGACCAGGTCGTCGCCTTGACCGAGGTGATCCGGGGTTACGAACAGGGCCTGTCCGCCCTGCGCGACGGGTTGCGCCAGGCCAGTGCCCGCGAAGCCGAGCTGCGCGCCCGCTTCGAATCGCAGCGCGGCCGGCTGGCTTCGGTCCTGGGGGCCATGACGGCGCTGCAGCAGGCGCCGGAAACCACCATGCTGCTGCATCCGGCGGGCGCGCTTGCCACGGCGCGGTCGGGCATGGTCCTGGCCGATGTCACCCCAGGCCTGCGGGCCGAGGCGGAACGGCTGCAGGACGACCTGGAGGAAATCGCCACGGTGCGTGACTTGCAGGCGGGTGCCGCGCAGATGCTGGGTGCGGGGCTTGCCTCGGTCCAGGAAGCGCGCCGGTTGCTGGCAAGCGCCGTCACCGACAGGTCCAGCCTGCCCATCCGATACGCCGACGCGCCTGCGGAAATGCAAAAGCTGCGCGATGCGGCGCAGTCGCTGGACGAATTCGCCACGGGGGTCGCCAGTATCCAGATGGACGTCGGCCCCCCGCTACAGGATTTCGAGGGCGCGCGCGGCGCCCTGCCCCTGCCGGTGGTGGGCACCATCCTGCGTCTTTACGACCAGCCCGACGCGGCGGGCGTCGAACGGCCCGGCTGGGTGATCGCCACGCCCCCAGCGGCACTTGTCACCACGCCCTGGTCCGCCACCATCCGGTATCGCGGTCCGCTGCTGGATTACGGCAATGTGATGATCCTCGAGCCCGCGCGCGGTTATCTTCTGGTCTTCGCGGGGATGTCGCAGGTGTTCGGAGAAGTTGGCGACGTGCTGCAAGCGGGCGATCCGATCGGCCTGATGGGCGGGACCGAGGCGTCGGCGCAGGAATTCGGCGCGCAATTCGTTACCGATGCCGCCATCGGCGGCAATGGGGGACGGACCGAATCCCTGTATCTGGAAGTGCGCAAGGGACAGGAAACTCTGGACCCGGCGGAATGGTTCGTGCTGAATCCCGTCGTGGAGCCTGAACAGGATTGA
- a CDS encoding S41 family peptidase, with protein MKHYLIAGVGGVLAGALLTTQIAGPLVAQETGSNASIYEQLELFGNVFERVRADYVEAPDDKELIEAAINGMLTSLDPHSSFLSASDYEDMQTQTRGSFGGLGIEVSQEEGLVKVVSPIDDTPAAQAGVKTGDFITHVNGESLMGLTLDQAVDMMRGPIGSEITVTILREGETEPFDLTMTRDTIKLTVVKTRIEGKSVVLRVSTFNDETYDTLKSELDKAVAEAGGIDKVTGFVLDLRNNPGGLLNQAISVSDAFLDAGEIVSTRGRNPEESERWNAEDGDLAQGKPMVVLTNGGSASASEIVAGALQDHRRAIVVGEKTFGKGSVQTVMPVTAESAIRLTTARYYTPSGRSIQSLGIQPDILVAQPTPPATPEDEEEGPRTQSNFGRSEADLRGALNNDSVSDDEKKQIEDEAAEVEATAKLREEDYQLAYAVDILKGLAAVDFQAGQVPAAATPAVTGEGSGTEGTGAAKTNG; from the coding sequence ATGAAACATTATCTGATCGCAGGCGTGGGCGGTGTTCTGGCCGGTGCGCTTCTGACCACCCAGATCGCCGGGCCGCTGGTGGCGCAGGAAACCGGCAGCAATGCCTCGATCTATGAACAGCTTGAACTGTTCGGGAACGTCTTCGAACGCGTCCGCGCCGATTATGTCGAGGCGCCCGACGACAAGGAACTGATCGAGGCCGCGATCAACGGAATGCTGACCTCGCTCGATCCGCATTCCTCCTTTCTGTCGGCCAGCGATTACGAGGACATGCAGACCCAGACCCGCGGCAGCTTCGGCGGCCTGGGGATCGAGGTCAGTCAGGAAGAAGGCCTGGTCAAGGTCGTCTCCCCCATCGACGACACGCCCGCCGCGCAGGCGGGGGTCAAGACGGGCGATTTCATCACCCATGTGAACGGCGAATCGCTGATGGGGCTGACGCTGGATCAGGCGGTGGACATGATGCGCGGCCCCATCGGGTCCGAGATCACCGTCACGATCCTGCGAGAAGGCGAGACCGAGCCGTTCGATCTGACCATGACGCGCGACACGATCAAGCTGACCGTGGTGAAGACCCGGATCGAGGGGAAATCGGTCGTGCTGCGCGTGTCCACCTTCAACGACGAAACCTATGACACGCTGAAGTCCGAACTGGACAAGGCCGTGGCCGAGGCGGGCGGCATCGACAAGGTGACGGGCTTCGTGCTGGATTTGCGCAACAATCCCGGCGGGCTGCTGAACCAGGCGATCAGCGTGTCCGATGCCTTCCTGGACGCGGGCGAGATCGTGTCCACCCGTGGCCGCAACCCCGAGGAAAGCGAACGCTGGAACGCCGAGGACGGCGATCTGGCCCAGGGCAAGCCGATGGTCGTGCTGACGAATGGCGGTTCGGCCAGCGCGTCGGAAATCGTCGCGGGCGCCTTGCAGGATCACCGCCGCGCCATCGTGGTGGGTGAAAAGACCTTCGGCAAGGGATCAGTCCAGACTGTCATGCCGGTGACGGCCGAAAGCGCCATCCGTCTGACCACCGCGCGCTACTACACGCCGTCGGGCCGGTCGATCCAGTCGCTGGGCATCCAGCCCGACATCTTGGTGGCCCAGCCCACGCCCCCCGCCACGCCAGAGGACGAGGAGGAAGGCCCCCGCACGCAATCGAACTTCGGCCGGTCCGAAGCTGACCTGCGCGGCGCGCTGAACAACGATTCGGTCAGCGACGACGAAAAGAAACAGATTGAGGACGAGGCCGCCGAGGTCGAGGCCACCGCGAAGCTGCGCGAGGAGGATTACCAGCTGGCCTATGCCGTGGATATCCTCAAGGGTCTGGCTGCGGTCGATTTCCAGGCGGGCCAGGTGCCTGCCGCCGCCACCCCCGCCGTGACGGGCGAAGGGTCGGGGACCGAGGGGACCGGGGCCGCCAAGACGAATGGCTGA
- the rlmH gene encoding 23S rRNA (pseudouridine(1915)-N(3))-methyltransferase RlmH produces the protein MRIDIAAVGRLRKGPEAAMVADYLDRFARTGRSLGLPPIAIHEVEDKRGGGMVTEAELLARVIPQGAALVMMDERGEQATSPEFARRLADWRDQAKDLCFVIGGADGLDPLLRARADWQISLGRMVWPHMLVRVMLAEQLYRAATILAGSPYHRE, from the coding sequence ATGCGGATCGACATCGCCGCGGTTGGCCGGCTGCGCAAAGGCCCCGAAGCGGCGATGGTTGCGGACTACCTCGACCGTTTCGCCAGGACCGGCCGCAGCCTTGGCCTGCCGCCCATCGCCATCCACGAGGTGGAAGACAAGCGCGGCGGCGGGATGGTGACCGAGGCCGAGTTGCTGGCGCGCGTCATCCCGCAGGGCGCTGCCCTGGTGATGATGGATGAAAGGGGCGAGCAGGCGACATCGCCGGAATTTGCACGTCGTCTGGCGGACTGGCGCGACCAAGCCAAAGATCTCTGCTTCGTGATCGGCGGCGCGGATGGGCTGGATCCCCTGCTGCGCGCGCGCGCCGATTGGCAGATCAGCCTGGGCCGCATGGTCTGGCCGCATATGCTGGTGCGGGTGATGCTGGCCGAACAGTTGTACCGTGCCGCGACGATCCTGGCCGGATCGCCTTATCATCGCGAATGA
- the rsfS gene encoding ribosome silencing factor — MTSDQILARILSSLDDDKAEDIVTIDLRGRSAMADHMVIASGRSARQVGAIAEKLADRMKQATGRTPRIEGKDTGDWVLIDTDDVIVHVFRPEVREFYQLEKLWMPSDALVRVRDQARPAH; from the coding sequence CTGACCAGCGACCAGATCCTTGCCCGCATCCTGTCCTCGCTTGACGACGACAAGGCCGAGGACATCGTGACGATCGACCTGCGCGGACGGTCGGCCATGGCGGATCACATGGTGATCGCATCGGGCCGCAGCGCGCGCCAGGTGGGCGCCATCGCCGAAAAGCTGGCCGACCGGATGAAGCAGGCGACCGGCCGCACCCCCCGGATCGAAGGCAAGGATACCGGCGACTGGGTGCTGATCGACACCGATGATGTCATTGTCCATGTCTTCCGCCCCGAAGTTCGGGAATTCTATCAACTTGAAAAGTTGTGGATGCCTTCGGACGCGCTTGTCCGGGTGCGTGATCAGGCCCGCCCCGCGCATTAG
- a CDS encoding mechanosensitive ion channel family protein, with amino-acid sequence MEPVGPDIVDAAQGLWSRISLFLEIMILPARLYQLAAIAGLILLSWLLGRIALRFWNAWLHDRSDWPKWRLRLGVLIGRRMGLMIFALLAWTVVIVMREITWPSRSALIALAASIALSWLAIFFVARLIANRFLRRIVSWAGWIWVTLFLLGLTEPAGDFLDSLAITIGDLRLSALTVLKALVVTGLLIGGARALSRLITGRLARNEDISPTMRVLTAKLLQVVLFSLAVVVGLKAVGFDLTGLAVFSGAVGVGLGFGLQKVVSNLVSGVIILLDKSIKPGDVISLGDTFGWIEELGARYVSVVTRDGKEYLIPNEDLVTGQVVNWSHTNSFVRLDLRFGASYGDDPHRVSATAIAAVKTVPRVLSDRQAVCWVTGFGDNAVDYVLRFWIDDAAKGLTNVRGQVYLALWDAFKEQGITLPFPQREVRLVNPSLRVQMDDPPPDNTESGREH; translated from the coding sequence ATGGAGCCGGTCGGTCCAGACATCGTGGATGCCGCCCAAGGATTATGGTCGCGCATTTCCCTGTTCCTCGAGATCATGATCCTGCCCGCCCGCTTGTACCAGCTGGCCGCCATTGCCGGGCTGATCCTGCTGTCCTGGCTCCTGGGCCGGATCGCGCTGCGGTTCTGGAACGCCTGGCTGCATGATCGCAGCGACTGGCCGAAATGGCGGCTGCGGCTGGGCGTGCTGATCGGGCGACGGATGGGCCTGATGATCTTTGCGCTGCTGGCCTGGACCGTGGTCATCGTCATGCGAGAGATCACCTGGCCCTCGCGCAGCGCGCTGATCGCGCTTGCGGCATCCATCGCCTTGTCCTGGCTGGCGATCTTCTTCGTGGCACGGCTGATCGCCAACCGCTTCCTGCGCCGCATCGTCAGTTGGGCGGGCTGGATCTGGGTCACGCTGTTCCTGCTGGGCCTGACCGAGCCTGCGGGCGATTTCCTGGACAGCCTTGCCATCACCATTGGCGACTTGCGCCTGTCGGCCCTGACGGTCCTGAAGGCCCTTGTGGTGACCGGCCTGCTGATCGGCGGCGCGCGCGCCTTGTCGCGGCTGATCACCGGCAGGCTGGCGCGGAACGAAGACATTTCGCCCACGATGCGGGTGCTGACGGCCAAGCTGTTGCAGGTGGTTCTGTTCAGCCTGGCCGTCGTGGTCGGGCTGAAGGCCGTGGGCTTCGACCTGACCGGCCTTGCGGTCTTTTCCGGCGCGGTGGGCGTTGGCCTGGGCTTCGGGCTGCAGAAGGTCGTCTCGAACCTGGTGTCTGGGGTGATCATCCTGCTGGACAAGTCCATCAAGCCCGGCGACGTGATCAGCCTGGGCGACACCTTCGGCTGGATCGAGGAGCTTGGCGCCCGCTATGTCAGCGTGGTGACGCGCGACGGCAAGGAATACCTGATCCCGAACGAGGATCTGGTGACAGGCCAGGTCGTGAACTGGTCCCATACCAACAGCTTCGTGCGCCTGGATCTGCGATTCGGTGCATCCTATGGCGACGACCCGCACAGGGTCAGCGCCACGGCCATTGCCGCCGTCAAGACCGTGCCGCGCGTGCTGTCCGACCGGCAGGCGGTCTGCTGGGTCACGGGATTTGGCGACAATGCCGTGGATTATGTCCTGCGTTTCTGGATCGACGATGCCGCAAAAGGCCTGACCAACGTGCGCGGGCAGGTTTACCTGGCCTTGTGGGACGCGTTCAAGGAACAGGGCATCACGCTGCCCTTTCCGCAGCGCGAGGTACGGCTTGTCAATCCGTCCTTGCGGGTCCAGATGGACGATCCGCCGCCCGACAATACGGAATCGGGCCGGGAACATTGA
- a CDS encoding RNA pyrophosphohydrolase, whose amino-acid sequence MADAERTGPGGLPYRPCAGVVLINAEGLIFAGQRIDTQGAWQMPQGGIDEGEDPRQAALRELVEETGVSPDKVQVLAETPGWVYYDLPPELLGKVWKGRYGGQRQKWVLMRFLGQDADIRIDTDHPEFREWRWMPAAALLENIVPFKRGVYEEVLGAFPEWLR is encoded by the coding sequence ATGGCTGATGCGGAACGGACGGGGCCGGGCGGGCTGCCTTACCGGCCCTGCGCGGGCGTGGTGCTGATCAACGCTGAAGGCTTGATCTTCGCAGGCCAGCGGATCGACACCCAGGGTGCCTGGCAGATGCCTCAGGGCGGCATAGACGAGGGCGAGGATCCCCGTCAGGCCGCCCTGCGCGAACTGGTCGAGGAAACCGGCGTTTCCCCGGACAAGGTGCAGGTCCTGGCCGAAACCCCCGGCTGGGTCTATTACGACCTGCCGCCCGAATTGCTGGGCAAGGTCTGGAAGGGCCGCTATGGCGGTCAGCGCCAGAAATGGGTGCTGATGCGGTTCCTGGGCCAGGACGCAGACATCCGCATCGACACGGATCACCCCGAATTCCGGGAATGGCGGTGGATGCCTGCGGCGGCGCTGCTGGAAAACATCGTGCCCTTCAAGCGCGGAGTCTATGAGGAGGTGCTTGGGGCGTTTCCGGAATGGCTGCGGTAG
- a CDS encoding YbaK/EbsC family protein: MSKSLARVRAALDAAGVDAEILEMPGTTRTAQDAAQAAGCHLDQIAKSIIFRGEATGHAVLFLTAGGNRVDPARAAAVAGQPLGKADAALIRDETGFAIGGVAPVGHLKPVTAFLDPRLLDFDVVWAAAGTPRHVFAISPTVLLAVTGATLADFTG; encoded by the coding sequence ATGAGCAAGAGCCTGGCACGGGTCCGCGCGGCCTTGGACGCAGCAGGGGTGGATGCCGAGATCCTGGAGATGCCCGGGACCACCCGCACCGCCCAGGACGCCGCCCAGGCGGCAGGCTGCCACCTGGACCAGATCGCCAAGTCGATCATCTTCCGGGGCGAGGCGACGGGCCATGCCGTCCTGTTCCTGACCGCAGGCGGCAACCGCGTCGATCCTGCAAGGGCGGCGGCGGTCGCGGGTCAACCCCTGGGTAAGGCCGACGCCGCGCTGATCCGCGACGAGACCGGCTTTGCGATCGGCGGCGTGGCCCCGGTCGGGCATTTGAAGCCGGTGACGGCCTTCCTCGATCCCCGTTTGCTGGATTTCGATGTTGTTTGGGCGGCGGCAGGAACGCCGCGCCATGTCTTCGCCATCAGCCCGACGGTGCTGCTGGCGGTCACGGGCGCGACGCTGGCGGATTTCACCGGCTGA
- the gpmI gene encoding 2,3-bisphosphoglycerate-independent phosphoglycerate mutase has translation MTKPVVLCILDGWGISDRPEQSAPDQAETPNFDRLMRTCPHATLTTFGPDVGLPRGQMGNSEVGHTNIGAGRVVAMDLGQIDLAIENGSFVGNDSLIRFVERLRATGGTAHLMGIVSDGGVHGHVVHVQAAIRAIAAAGVPVVLHAITDGRDVPPQSAMGFITELQGSLPEGARIGTVIGRYYAMDRDNRWERIERAYRAIIAGQGEPALSADLAVTVAYGRGETDEFIPPFVIDGYNGAMDGDGFFCLNFRADRAREILTALADPTFTEFDNNDRPAWAALLGMVDYSTRHDEYMTAAYPKRQVVNTLGAWVASHGLRQFRLAETEKYPHVTFFLNGGKESPEPGEDRFMPASPKVATYDLAPEMAAEEVADKLVEVIGAGYDLVVVNFANPDMVGHTGNLPAAILACEAVDRGLGRMLAALDRAGGAAVICADHGNCETTIDPVTGGAHTAHTTNPVPVIVYGGPPGAHLRNGRLADLAPTVLQLMGLDKPAEMTGTSLIVTA, from the coding sequence ATGACGAAACCTGTGGTCCTGTGCATTCTTGACGGGTGGGGCATATCCGACCGGCCCGAACAAAGCGCGCCGGACCAGGCGGAGACGCCGAATTTCGACCGGCTGATGCGCACCTGCCCCCATGCGACACTGACGACCTTTGGTCCCGACGTGGGCCTGCCGCGCGGACAGATGGGCAATTCCGAGGTGGGCCACACCAATATCGGCGCGGGCCGGGTTGTTGCCATGGATCTGGGCCAGATCGACCTGGCGATCGAGAATGGCAGCTTTGTGGGCAACGACAGCCTGATCCGCTTTGTCGAACGGCTGCGCGCGACGGGCGGGACCGCGCATCTGATGGGCATCGTGTCCGACGGCGGCGTGCATGGCCATGTTGTTCATGTCCAGGCCGCCATTCGCGCAATTGCGGCGGCGGGCGTGCCCGTTGTGCTGCACGCCATCACGGATGGGCGTGACGTGCCGCCGCAATCGGCCATGGGTTTCATCACCGAATTGCAGGGCAGCCTGCCCGAAGGCGCTCGGATCGGCACCGTGATCGGGCGATATTACGCGATGGATCGCGACAATCGCTGGGAACGGATCGAGCGCGCCTATCGGGCAATCATCGCCGGGCAGGGAGAACCCGCGCTGTCCGCCGATCTGGCCGTCACTGTGGCTTACGGGCGCGGGGAAACCGATGAATTCATCCCTCCCTTCGTCATCGACGGGTACAACGGTGCGATGGATGGGGACGGGTTCTTCTGCCTCAACTTCCGGGCCGACCGGGCGCGGGAAATTCTGACGGCGCTTGCGGATCCGACGTTCACCGAATTCGACAACAATGACCGCCCCGCATGGGCCGCGCTGCTTGGCATGGTCGACTACAGCACCCGGCATGACGAGTACATGACCGCCGCCTATCCCAAGCGCCAGGTGGTCAACACGCTGGGCGCCTGGGTCGCAAGCCATGGCCTGCGCCAGTTCCGCCTGGCGGAAACCGAGAAATACCCCCATGTCACTTTTTTCCTGAACGGCGGCAAGGAATCGCCCGAACCGGGCGAGGATCGATTCATGCCCGCCAGCCCCAAGGTCGCGACCTATGACCTGGCCCCCGAAATGGCCGCGGAGGAGGTTGCCGATAAACTGGTCGAGGTGATCGGCGCGGGCTATGACCTGGTCGTGGTGAACTTCGCCAATCCCGACATGGTGGGCCATACCGGCAACCTGCCCGCCGCCATCCTGGCCTGCGAGGCCGTGGATCGCGGCCTGGGCCGGATGCTGGCGGCCTTGGACCGCGCAGGCGGCGCGGCGGTGATCTGTGCCGATCACGGCAATTGCGAAACCACCATCGACCCCGTGACAGGGGGGGCGCATACAGCCCATACCACCAACCCGGTGCCGGTGATCGTCTATGGCGGTCCCCCTGGCGCGCATCTGCGCAACGGCAGGCTGGCCGATCTGGCCCCCACGGTGTTGCAGCTGATGGGCCTGGACAAGCCCGCCGAGATGACCGGCACCAGCCTGATCGTGACCGCATGA